The Deltaproteobacteria bacterium region ATGGTTTCCGGGAAACTAATAAACCCGATCAGATCGGAAAAGGTGGCCTCATCTCGTAACAGATCCAGGGGCAATTCGACACAGAAAGTTTCATGGATCAGAATCTGAAGATTCACTGCCGCCATGGAATCCCAGTTAGAAATCTCCGCCAGTTTTGTTGTCTCGGTCACGATCATCAAATCGTCTGGTTCCAGGAATTCTTCCATCATTACGGTCTTCAGTCTCTCCCATACGTCGCTCATAGCTCTTCCTCTTTAGATGCGAATAAGGTTTGCCCCCCAAGAAAGGCCCCCACCAAAAGCTACAGTCACAACCAGATCTCCCCGGCGAATATTCCCTTGAGCTAAAGCTTCATCCAAAGCAATCAACACAGACGCGCCAGCTGTGTTACCGTATTCGGCCAGGTTCATGAAAAAACGTTCCACTGGCACATCCAAAGAAGCAGCGATTTTATGAATAATATGCACATTGGCCTGATGGCAAATGATACACCGAATATCGGTCATGGAGACATTGGCTTCTTGTAACAGTTGTCTCACCAATTCCGGGATTTTTTCAACAGCAAAGGAAAACACATCGGGGCCCCGCATTCGGAAAAATGCCGCCCGGGGGTTGGTCATTTTCCCAAACGGCAAACGCGTCCCTCCTGCTGGCACACAAATCATATCA contains the following coding sequences:
- a CDS encoding acyl carrier protein translates to MSDVWERLKTVMMEEFLEPDDLMIVTETTKLAEISNWDSMAAVNLQILIHETFCVELPLDLLRDEATFSDLIGFISFPETIADAMRKVNIRN